Sequence from the Miscanthus floridulus cultivar M001 chromosome 16, ASM1932011v1, whole genome shotgun sequence genome:
CCCTTGAACCACCGGAGGCCGCGCCGCAGCGACGCCTTCACCTTGCCCTCCACCGAGTAGGCCTTGTAGATCGCCACCCTTCGCTGCCGCTTCATCTCCGGGTCGCTGAGGCACCACAAGCTGgccccgccgcctccgcctccaccttTCCTGCCGGCACCGgcgccaccgcctcctcctccacccagtCGCCCCTCCTTCCACCCCGGCGGCGGGGGCAGCGCCAGCGTGTGGCCGGGTGGCAGGGGAAGGTGCGGAGGAGGCGCCGTGGTGTAGATCTCGATCCGCcggtcgccgcctacgccagcgCC
This genomic interval carries:
- the LOC136511446 gene encoding uncharacterized protein; translated protein: MGDYHRPYRGDLRSPPSSVPDPAFTHANGYFSSSASPHSNNGYFSPVFAKNDAFPGAGAGVGGDRRIEIYTTAPPPHLPLPPGHTLALPPPPGWKEGRLGGGGGGGAGAGRKGGGGGGGASLWCLSDPEMKRQRRVAIYKAYSVEGKVKASLRRGLRWFKGKCSEIFHHGW